A part of Aspergillus flavus chromosome 1, complete sequence genomic DNA contains:
- a CDS encoding mRNA cleavage and polyadenylation factor II complex, subunit CFT2 — protein sequence MFTFTPLLGAQSSSSKASQSILELDGGIKILVDVGWDDTFDPLDLQELEKHVPTLSLILLTHATPAHIGAFAHCCKTFPLFTQIPVYATSPVIALGRTLLQDLYASSPLAATFLPKASISEPGASTSAASAAASAAASAPEGEGGADASHSGRILLQPPTAEEIARYFSLIHPLKYSQPHQPLPSPFSPPLNGLTLTAYNAGHTVGGTIWHIQHGMESIVYAVDWNQARESVMAGAAWFGGSGASGTEVIEQLRKPTALVCSTRGGDKFALPGGRKKRDDLLLDMIRSTLAKGGTVLIPTDTSARVLELAYALEHAWRDAAGTGQEDNVLKEAGLYLAGRKANTTMRLARSMLEWMDENIVREFEAAEGVDAATGQSRANPGGQRSGQNQGKEEKGTGPFTFKHLKIVERKKKLEKILNYQAPKVILASDTSLDWGFAKESLRLVAGGPNNLLLLTESFHKERLADNQEDPYRKTLGNMIWEWYEERKDGVALEKSSDGEMIEQVHSGGRELSWSDVHRAPLDPGDQLLYQQYLATKRQLQDTSQARGQENLDNAADALDDRSSSTSEDSETEQQGRVLNFSTSLAHSNRNKLGLSDEDLGVNILLRRKNVFDWDVRGKKGRERMFPYVAPRKKGDEYGEFIRPEEYLRAEEREEIDMQQRRSDSQTKLGQKRRWDETGPAGRRLSSSGAKRQQFPGKKDASTADDMSLTEDGEGADAALESEDEADSQTFEGPAKAVYQKASLTINARIAFVDFTGLHDKRSLEMLIPLIQPRKLILVGGMKEETTALATECKKLLAAKAGVDVSAADSAVIYTPVIGEVIDASVDTNAWMVKLSNSLVRRLKWQHVRSLGVVTLTAQLRGPELNPPEDAADSPSKKQKLLQEETSSPATAPTVDGTKPTADKSDVYPVLDILPANMAAGTRSMTRPLHVGDLRLADLRKIMQGAGHTAEFRGEGTLLIDRMVAVRKSGTGKIEIEATAQSAAAVGRGAGSFLDVKRKIYEGLAVVAGN from the exons ATGTTTACGTTCACACCTTTGCTTGGCGCACAGTCGTCCTCCTCGAAGGCTTCTCAGTCAATTTTAGAGCTGGATGGTGGAATTAAGATCCTTGTGGACGTCGGTTGGGACGATACCTTTGATCCTCTGGATTTGCAGGAACTAGAAAA ACATGTTCCCACTCTTTCCTTAATCCTTCTGACCCACGCTACCCCTGCGCATATTGGTGCCTTCGCGCATTGCTGCAAGACCTTCCCTCTTTTTACTCAGATTCCCGTTTACGCCACGAGCCCCGTTATTGCGCTTGGTCGTACACTACTACAGGATCTATACGCCTCCTCGCCGCTAGCTGCAACATTCCTACCGAAAGCCTCGATCTCGGAGCCGGGCGCATCAACTTCTGCAGCATCCGCCGCAGCATCCGCCGCAGCATCCGCACCAGAAGGCGAAGGAGGCGCAGATGCTAGTCATTCCGGACGAAtcctccttcaacctcctACCGCAGAGGAAATTGCCAGATACTTCTCCCTGATCCACCCCTTGAAGTACTCGCAACCACACCAACCACTTCCTTCCcccttttcccctccactGAACGGCCTTACGCTCACGGCTTACAATGCTGGACACACGGTGGGAGGAACAATATGGCATATACAACATGGCATGGAATCAATCGTTTACGCTGTCGACTGGAACCAAGCACGAGAGAGTGTAATGGCAGGTGCTGCATGGTTCGGCGGGTCAGGCGCCAGTGGAACGGAGGTCATAGAGCAATTGCGCAAACCCACCGCGCTGGTTTGCAGTACAAGAGGAGGTGACAAATTTGCCCTTCCAGGAGGACGAAAAAAACGGGATGACTTGCTATTGGATATGATTCGAAGCACTCTCGCCAAAGGAGGCACTGTTCTGATTCCTACTGATACTAGCGCTCGAGTCTTGGAGCTGGCATATGCGCTGGAGCATGCGTGGCGGGACGCTGCTGGAACAGGACAAGAGGATAATGTACTAAAGGAGGCTGGATTATACCTCGCAGGTAGGAAGGCTAATACGACGATGAGATTAGCTAGGAGTATGCTAGAGTGGATGGACGAGAATATTGTGCGAGAGTTCGAGGCCGCGGAAGGTGTAGATGCGGCAACGGGCCAGTCTCGAGCTAACCCTGGTGGTCAACGTTCTGGTCAAAACcaaggcaaagaagagaagggcaCCGGTCCTTTTACTTTTAAACACCTGAAGATCGttgagaggaagaagaagttggagaaaATCTTGAATTACCAGGCACCCAAGGTCATTTTGGCTTCCGATACGTCACTGGATTGGGGTTTCGCAAAGGAATCTCTGCGCCTGGTAGCGGGGGGGCCGAACAACCTTCTCCTACTCACGGAGTCTTTCCATAAGGAGAGGCTTGCCGACAACCAGGAAGATCCGTATCGGAAAACTCTAGGCAATATGATCTGGGAATGGtatgaagaaaggaaagatggTGTCGCACTGGAAAAATCTTCCGACGGTGAGATGATAGAACAGGTTCATAGCGGTGGTCGAGAACTCTCCTGGTCAGACGTGCATCGTGCGCCTCTAGATCCTGGTGATCAGTTGCTCTATCAACAATATCTCGCCACGAAGAGACAACTACAGGATACTTCCCAAGCAAGGGGGCAGGAAAACTTAGATAACGCAGCGGATGCGCTTGATGACCGATCTAGTTCCACATCCGAAGACTCTGAGACAGAACAGCAGGGACGGGTCCTAAACTTCTCAACTTCACTAGCTCATTCCAATCGCAACAAGCTCGGTCTCAgcgatgaagatcttggtgTTAATATCCTTCTCCGGCGGAAGAACGTGTTCGACTGGGATGTCCGGGGCAAGAAGGGCCGTGAACGAATGTTCCCATATGTGGcaccaagaaagaagggagacGAATATGGAGAATTCATCCGACCTGAGGAATACTTACGAGCAGAAGAGCGTGAAGAGATCGACATGCAACAGCGCAGATCTGACTCTCAAACCAAGCTCGGTCAGAAACGACGATGGGATGAAACAGGACCGGCCGGGCGTCGGTTGTCCAGCAGCGGAGCCAAACGCCAACAGTTCCCTGGAAAGAAGGATGCCAGCACAGCAGACGATATGAGTTTGACagaggatggagaaggtgCTGATGCTGCTTTGGAGTCAGAAGACGAAGCGGACAGTCAGACGTTCGAGGGGCCCGCGAAAGCGGTCTATCAGAAGGCCAGTCTCACTATTAATGCTCGCATCGCTTTCGTGGACTTTACGGGATTGCACGATAAGCGGAGCTTGGAGATGCTGATTCCGCTCATTCAACCACGCAAACTGATTCTAGTGGGCGGGATGAAGGAAGAGACCACAGCCCTAGCAACAGAGTGCAAGAAGCTCCTCGCGGCCAAGGCTGGAGTTGATGTCTCCGCCGCGGACTCTGCTGTGATTTACACCCCAGTTATTGGGGAAGTTATTGATGCTAGCGTTGATACGAACGCCTGGATGGTCAAGTTGAGCAACAGTCTCGTCCGGCGCCTGAAATGGCAGCATGTCCGTAGTCTCGGCGTGGTTACATTGACTGCGCAGTTGAGGGGTCCTGAATTGAATCCGCCAGAGGACGCAGCGGACTCCCCAagtaaaaagcaaaaactATTGCAGGAAGAGACCAGCTCGCCAGCTACGGCACCTACCGTCGACGGCACGAAACCCACCGCAGACAAGTCTGATGTTTACCCAGTGCTTGATATACTTCCCGCCAACATGGCAGCAGGAACGAGATCTATGACTCGCCCTCTCCACGTGGGTGATCTACGACTAGCAGATCTCCGCAAGATCATGCAGGGGGCCGGCCACACGGCCGAGTTCCGTGGTGAAGGAACGCTTCTCATTGACCGGATGGTCGCGGTCCGCAAATCAGGAACAGGGAAGATCGAGATTGAAGCTACGGCTCAATCAGCTGCTGCTGTAGGACGTGGGGCGGGAAGCTTCCTTGAcgtgaagaggaagatttACGAGGGGCTTGCTGTTGTTGCGGGTAATTGA
- a CDS encoding Frag1/DRAM/Sfk1 family-domain-containing protein, whose translation MAPKFKDGDAVVAVNGKWVSWAHTVAAYAAFLSALVVGMSLHFRKIVQNEHYGYPDEWFPSVSATIGDRYPERSFFQVFIAITSGPRFALVFLWYILTSRPNSALPKFIAGVGLFRTFTCGGWTYVTSTDDHDWHDIFMISYLVATLPWTLGCLALSPNNRRAVKYRKILAGCFFGTLVPLVYYFIQHKVHKVAGAYTKYAFFEWSLILFDVGFDAVTALDFDAFEIVVRDVKGISRGQLKTTADSVLEKEKGKPVGNTFGEGFFWTEIIDAAADAYNMFVFWSLWTALGVLVWYFPLWHMGISGYELAILSYVSPVLLVIPSLKSAATRNPRLFHFLSLSGLLAYKVQDPANRLFMTTFAVACSCIAWSATLYAERANSSRLESRIFAWGIGLIMSSIAKFACKTNNPIWPIMHAENGGWNKVGLFLGVLAVLRSHRRPPTNGGDYFPSSGRKGSSLFAAFGIGGLLFAMHSLLSDSSTMIAWVWEGYPVRGPIAVPHGALTILAMGAGLIYGLYYPGVAGSWTAYGIASVGAALLTCSSHWTGFYGGLILAFYLLAVTPVLVSSAVRHSLAKTFGIGFLLYTFLILFHVWVVAYAFVPGGPLVREHTDWIMITTMLSIGAGVFSAAVTNSSGTKSKIVSPNGKRQRSYFIYILATLQLISMAIAYLRFPTNDYVPYHKEDKVATVGIWTVHFGLDNDMWSSERRMRNVIQELELDVIGLLESDNQRIIMGNRDMTQVLAEDLGMYADFGPGPNKHTWGSALLSKFPIVNSTHHLLPSPVGELAPAIHATLDMYGELVDVVVFHSGQEEDPEDRRLQTEYLSKLMGSSPRPLILLSYLVTKPLEGNYNTYVSELSGMKDIDPTDWDRWCEYILYKNIKRTGYARVSRDSITDTEIQVGKFVIGEPEPENEMRLPEEMVPEGRRFPGLFRGQGVRGHRYHVFDEPRYWQ comes from the exons ATGGCACCCAAATTCAAAGATGGGGATGCCGTTGTAGCG GTTAATGGGAAATGGGTGTCTTGGGCGCACACAGTCGCTGCCTATGCGGCCTTCTTGAGTGCCTTGGTAGTAGGAATGTCTCTGCATTTCCGGAAAATCGTGCAAAACGAACATTATGGCTATCCTGACGAATGGTTTCCATCGGTGTCAGCAACGATCGGTGATCGCTATCCGGAGCGATCTTTCTTCCAAGTGTTTATTGCTATCACCTCGGGCCCTCGGTTTGCTCTAGTGTTCCTTTGGTACATCCTGACCTCGCGCCCCAACTCAGCTCTTCCTAAGTTTATCGCCGGCGTTGGACTGTTCCGGACGTTTACATGCGGTGGGTGGACGTACGTTACATCAACCGACGATCATGATTGGCATGATATTTTCATGATCTCTTACCTCGTTGCGACGTTACCCTGGACTCTTGGCTGCCTTGCGCTTAGCCCAAACAACCGCCGCGCTGTGAAGTACAGAAAGATCTTGGCGGGCTGTTTCTTCGGAACCCTTGTTCCATTAGTCTACTATTTCATTCAGCACAAGGTGCACAAAGTCGCGGGAG CTTACACCAAGTACGCCTTTTTTGAATGGTCTCTTATACTGTTTGATGTGGGTTTCGACGCTGTCACTGCACTCGACTTCGACGCATTTGAGATCGTGGTCAGGGATGTGAAAGGAATCAGCAGAGG GCAGTTGAAGACCACTGCAGACTCAGTCCTCGAAAAAGA GAAAGGAAAGCCTGTTGGAAATACGTTCGGCGAAGGGTTCTTCTGGACAGAGATCAttgatgctgctgcagaTGCCTACAATATG TTCGTCTTCTGGTCCTTGTGGACTGCCCTTGGTGTACTCGTCTGGT ACTTCCCTCTTTGGCATATGGGTATCTCTGGTTATGAGCTAGCCATCCTAAGCTACGTGTCTCCGGTGCTCTTGGTCATTCCCTCCTTGAAGTCTGCCGCCACGAGAAATCCTCGTCTCTTCCATTTTCTGTCGCTTTCCGGGCTACTAGCGTATAAGGTGCAAGACCCTGCCAACCGACTTTTTATGACCACTTTCGCGGTCGCTTGCAGCTGTATCGCATGGTCTGCAACACTATATGCAGAAAGGGCAAACAGCTCTAGGCTGGAGTCCCGTATCTTTGCATGGGGCATTGGCTTGATTATGTCGAGTATTGCTAAGTTTGCCTGcaaaaccaacaaccccATCTGGCCTATCATGCATGCAGAGAATGGAGGATGGAATAAAGTGGGGCTTTTCCTTGGTGTCCTAGCCGTCCTCAGGTCGCACAGAAGGCCTCCGACGAATGGAGGGGACTACTTCCCCTCGAGCGGCAGGAAAGGCTCTTCGTTATTTGCCGCCTTTGGTATCGGTGGTCTGCTTTTCGCAATGCACTCCCTCCTCTCCGACTCCAGTACCATGATCGCTTGGGTCTGGGAGGGATATCCCGTGCGCGGCCCTATTGCAGTACCTCATGGCGCACTCACTATTCTTGCAATGGGTGCTGGACTTATTTACGGTTTGTATTATCCCGGCGTTGCCGGAAGCTGGACTGCATATGGGATTGCGTCTGTTGGTGCGGCACTCCTTACTTGCTCCAGTCACTGGACTGGATTTTATGGTGGCCTTATCCTTGCATTCTACCTTCTTGCGGTCACTCCAGTCTTGGTTTCGTCGGCTGTTCGCCATTCACTTGCTAAAACCTTTGGTATCGGTTTCCTCCTGTACACATTCCTGATTCTTTTCCATGTGTGGGTCGTTGCGTACGCCTTTGTGCCTGGTGGGCCTCTCGTCAGAGAACACACCGATTGGATTATGATCACCACTATGTTATCGATTGGAGCTGGTGTCTTCTCTGCCGCTGTCACTAACTCATCCGGTACTAAGAGCAAGATCGTCAGTCCGAATGGCAAACGACAGCGATCATATTTCATCTATATTCTAGCGACGCTGCAGCTTATTTCCATGGCTATTGCATATCTTCGCTTCCCTACAAACGACTATGTGCCATATCACAAAGAGGATAAGGTTGCAACTGTCGGCATTTGGACTGTTCACTTTGGCCTCGACAATGACATGTGGTCATCGGAACGGCGTATGCGCAATGTTATCCAGGAACTGGAGCTTGATGTTATTGGCCTTCTTGAATCTGATAACCAGCGCATCATTATGGGTAATCGCGATATGACCCAGGTCCTGGCGGAAGATCTTGGCATGTACGCAGATTTTGGTCCTGGTCCTAACAAGCACACTTGGGGCTCAGCTTTACTTTCCAAATTCCCAATTGTCAATTCAACTCACcaccttcttccttctcctgttgGTGAACTTGCTCCGGCCATTCATGCCACCCTTGATATGTATGGCGAGCTGGTTGATGTTGTCGTGTTCCATTcgggacaagaagaagatccggaAGACCGCCGCCTCCAGACTGAATATTTGTCGAAGTTAATGGGTTCATCCCCTCGCCCCCTGATCTTGCTGAGCTATTTGGTCACCAAGCCACTGGAAGGTAATTACAATACCTACGTCAGTGAACTGAGCGGCATGAAGGATATCGACCCTACCGATTGGGACAGATGGTGTGAGTACATCCTCTACAAGAACATAAAGAGGACTGGCTACGCTCGTGTTAGTCGGGATTCTATCACAGACACAGAAATTCAG GTCGGCAAATTCGTCATTGGAGAACCCGAGCCTGAGAATGAGATGCGATTGCCAGAGGAAATGGTGCCAGAGGGCCGTCGATTCCCCGGATTGTTCCGCGGACAGGGAGTCCGCGGTCATCGTTATCATGTCTTTGATGAGCCCAGGTATTGGCAATGA
- a CDS encoding amino acid transporter (hypothetical protein AOR_1_2210174), translating to MASIRDDDELLLARIGYKQELRREFSKWSTVSYAISILGILGSVPATFGSPLAAGGPATAVWCWFFGSCMAMCIGSSVAELVSAYPTAGGMYFVTKHVVPEEQVPIFSWVQGWCNLLGQTAGVSSVVYTVSQMLLACVSMNSELVDGRYSYSPTALETVLLSILLLCILGAICSLTTKTLHRIVYWFAPINISATIIICIVLLAYTPDKQPASWVFTHFTDGSGWGSKFFSFLLGFISVAWTMTDYDGTTHMSEETHDAATLGPMAIQTAVLVSGALGWILTVSMCFCLSDFEGILNSPIGLPAAQIFLNAGGKRGGTIMWGFAILVQFFTGCSAMLADTRMAYAFARDEALPFSSTLSKVNKYTHTPVNAVWFVVFFSICLNCIAIGSTETATAIFSITAPALDISYVSVILAHRFYRNRVKFIEGPFTLGTWGPYINWVSVIWVLFISAVLFFPPRVPITVTNMNYGICVGAFIAAFALVWWWVAARGIYQGPRTDDHIQEVSTEDLGSGYGAVDVAYSTSIQ from the exons ATGGCGAGCATTCGCGACGACGATGAGCTTCTCCTAGCTCGAATTGGTTACAAACAG GAATTGCGGCGTGAATTTTCCAAATGGTCCACAGTCTCTTACGCCATCTCCATCCTAGGTATCCTAGGCTCAGTCCCCGCAACCTTCGGTTCTCCCCTGGCTGCCGGTGGCCCAGCTACAGCCGTATGGTGCTGGTTCTTTGGCTCATGTATGGCGATGTGCATCGGCAGCTCGGTGGCAGAGTTAGTTTCTGCGTATCCCACAGCCGGAGGAATGTACTTTGTCACTAAGCACGTTGTCCCTGAAGAACAAGTGCCTATTTTTTCGTGGGTACAGGGCTGGTGCAACCTTCTCGGCCAAACTGCTGGTGTGTCCAGTGTTGTGTACACAGTCAGTCAGATGCTGCTCGCCTGTGTCAGCATGAACTCGGAGCTGGTTGATGGAAGATACTCATATTCACC GACTGCCTTGGAAACGGTTCTCTTGTCTATACTTCTCTTATGTATATTGGGGGCCATATGCTCTTTAACAACCAAAACCTTACATCGGATAGTATATTGGTTTGCTCCCATCAACA TTTCCGCAACGATTATCATCTGTATTGTGCTCCTAGCCTACACTCCCGACAAACAACCAGCCAGCTGGGTCTTCACGCACTTCACCGACGGTTCAGGATGGGGCTCGAaattcttctctttcttgctcGGGTTCATCTCTGTGGCCTGGACAATGACAGACTATGACGGAACTACCCA CATGTCCGAAGAAACCCACGACGCCGCCACGCTAGGACCTATGGCCATCCAAACCGCAGTCCTCGTCTCCGGCGCACTAGGCTGGATTCTCACCGTCTCAATGTGCTTCTGTCTAAGTGACTTCGAAGGCATCCTCAACAGCCCCATCGGGCTTCCCGCAGCACAGATCTTCCTCAACGcaggaggaaaaagaggaggcACAATAATGTGGGGATTCGCAATCCTAGTCCAGTTCTTCACAGGCTGCTCAGCCATGCTGGCAGACACAAGGATGGCCTATGCCTTCGCTCGTGACGAAGCGCTTCCATTTTCCTC AACCCTCTccaaagtaaataaatacaCCCACACACCGGTCAACGCCGTCTGgttcgtcgtcttcttcagcatctgCCTAAACTGCATTGCCATCGGCTCGACCGAAACCGCCACTGCGATCTTCAGCATCACTGCCCCAGCACTTGATATATCCTATGTATCCGTGATCTTGGCGCACAGGTTCTACAGGAACAGAGTCAAGTTCATCGAGGGGCCCTTCACGTTGGGAACATGGGGTCCGTATATCAACTGGGTGTCTGTGATCTGGGTGCTGTTTATCAGTGCGGTGTTGTTTTTCCCGCCTCGTGTGCCTATCACTGTTACTAATAT GAATTATGGTATATGTGTCGGTGCATTCAttgctgcttttgctttggTCTGGTGGTGGGTTGCTGCACGGGG GATATATCAGGGTCCTCGAACGGACGATCATATCCAGGAGGTATCTACTGAGGATCTGGGTAGTGGTTATGGGGCGGTGGATGTTGCTTATTCTACGTCCATTCAGTAA
- a CDS encoding uncharacterized protein (expressed protein) translates to MSKSPVESHKPNSKTDSQQFSGSEGPEVQHVEIASGPGTGSCSNPSTPFDMSDERQLYSRTPPPSRTLANARVALQQLVLKSRYDSSYMPLEEYGPLGSINLPTQPPPARVVDQSDVSNTRKSSSHSAGFDARYAQENALPAISFGVNTPMPRWRIERIHPLLARGSPALRWVFDAGTDFARFGWSDDMVYEYAYRWLEESLNDSSFRRYARSKILDGHGEEPLPTLPPAPSTCYFQSWSQSSGADGSWYTHADYERSRMAWPIAPRQPTRADRKFSRNHMSDFEPSEGCNETDLELGRLKPIRTSRKTSADEDQPMRFHGYRWVWFSVAFLVLSMFLCLFLYVFRIIK, encoded by the exons ATGTCGAAGTCACCAGTAGAATCGCACAAGCCCAATTCCAAGACGGACAGCCAGCAATTCTCCGGCTCAGAAGGTCCGGAAGTTCAACATGTTGAAATTGCCTCTGGCCCTGGGACGGGCTCATGTTCTAACCCGAGCACGCCTTTTGATATGAGCGATGAACGCCAGCTCTATTCAAGGACACCTCCTCCTTCGCGTACTCTGGCCAACGCACGAGTTGCACTGCAACAACTAGTgttaaaatctagatatgATTCTTCATATATGCCACTTGAAGAGTATGGCCCGCTGGGTTCAATTAATCTTCCTACTCAGCCGCCCCCTGCTAGAGTCGTCGATCAGTCTGATGTCTCaaatactagaaaatctTCTAGCCATAGCGCGGGCTTTGATGCAAGATATGCTCAAGAAAACGCGCTCCCAGCGATCTCATTCGGGGTCAATACACCCATGCCACGTTGGCGAATCGAGCGTATTCATCCACTGCTTGCACGCGGAAGCCCAGCGCTGCGATGGGTGTTCGATGCTGGCACAGACTTTGCCCGGTTTGGCTGGTCAGATGATATGGTTTACGAATACGCATACAGGTGGCTTGAGGAATCTCTTAACGATTCGTCATTTAGACGATACGCGAGGTCCAAAATTCTAGACGGGCATGGCGAAGAGCCGCTACCGACCCTCCCACCAGCACCAAGTACTTGCTATTTTCAATCATGGTCTCAATCATCGGGGGCCGATGGTAGCTGGTATACGCATGCGGACTATGAGCGTTCACGGATGGCCTGGCCAATAG CTCCTAGACAGCCAACTCGGGCTGACCGAAAGTTTTCCAGGAACCATATGTCTGATTTTGAACCTTCTGAAGGCTGCAATGAGACAGATCTCGAGCTTGGCCGACTTAAGCCGATCCGTACGTCGCGGAAAACAAGTGCGGACGAAGACCAACCAATGCGATTCCATGGATATAGATGGGTCTGGTTCAGCGTCGCTTTTTTGGTATTGAGCATGTTCCTGTGTCTTTTCTTGTACGTTTTCAGGATAATCAAATGA